A single window of Lutzomyia longipalpis isolate SR_M1_2022 chromosome 1, ASM2433408v1 DNA harbors:
- the LOC129793674 gene encoding A disintegrin and metalloproteinase with thrombospondin motifs 7, with amino-acid sequence MPQFWICGIIFLLTVGTTFELEYEHEGIYSNGIADGKLVIPRKVDQHGNHLSHLLDHYHDHQANESTLHYHLEIDNETLHLELEPSHESFIAPLMVVERHKRDTKVRKKYKHSNTSSCFYQGQIRGHHRSKVALSSCNGITGFVATKDKGFYWVEPSKKHKPHHRLGHPHVVFKTQDVNPHSASVPPKKRRKHRRRRTSTCGTKEPKRKAETRIEWQPQGKVLVQGGRRSRYRNLRRTKRSVSTPHHVEALVVADSTMMTFHEHGDVQTYLLTIMNMVSSLYKDHTIGNLVHIVVVKILLLDEEEAEEELNVSHAAEATLANFCRWQRKLNPKDDDDPHHHDVAILVTRKDICSHSGCMTLGVANVGGMCRMDKSCSVNEDNGITLAHTITHELGHNFGMYHDTEKTGCGHRIGSILHVMTPSFEADTTHVSWSNCSRRDITHFLDQGLGKCLDDTPTTEELEEKYEYPDLPPGAMYNADLQCRLQFNTTDETVRVCSQMDEICSQLWCQVDNSCITQLRAAAPGTTCGKHKWCQEQKCVLMEDLPRPVDGGWGNWSDWTECSTTCGAGVSIQMRECNNPHPSNGGTFCIGERTRYKTCNLDPCPDNEPSFRAVQCSKFNNETFRGKNYTWLPFFDTQEPCKLYCTDTDDTVIVPWGASAADGTPCNLGTNDMCISGICRKVGCDWVVDSETVEDQCGVCGGNGETCTVIKGDFNKRLNISEGYYQITTIPAWSRNIHVEEVGPSKNYLSIGKAGTEEFYLNGDRLIYFSGEYDIAGAKGLYDRNVDKDKEVLTIPGPIKEDIILYVLMKGKHKNVGLKYEYTLPSNATAPPIFRWKLGDWTACSATCGGGVHFRFPICFQDNKGIVDEELCWSNADDPRPNQIKEVCNEDMCPAHWWVGPWQLCPVTCVKRGDPNPVKRRSIMCVNEYEMALPDSSCNESERPSDTMPCGQVIPTCSESNEELEGEKVPNEETSNNVI; translated from the exons ATGCCACAATTTTGGATTTgcggaataattttcttattaactGTGGGAACGACTTTTGAATTGGAATACGAACATGAAG gcaTTTACTCAAATGGAATTGCCGATGGAAAGTTAGTGATTCCCAGAAAAGTTGATCAACATGGCAACCACCTTTCTCATTTACTGGATCACTACCACGATCATCAAGCGAATGAATCCACTTTGCATTATCACTTGGAGATTGATAATGAAACGCTGCATTTAGAATTAGA ACCATCACATGAATCTTTCATAGCACCACTTATGGTTGTAGAACGTCACAAAAGGGATACGAAGGtgcgaaaaaaatataagcaCAGCAATACAAGCTCTTGCTTCTATCAAGGACAGATACGGGGACACCATCGATCAAAAGTTGCCCTTTCGTCTTGCAATGGAATT ACAGGTTTTGTGGCTACGAAAGACAAAGGTTTCTACTGGGTAGAGCCCTCAAAGAAACATAAACCTCATCATCGTCTGGGTCACCCACACGTGGTGTTTAAAACACAGGATGTTAATCCGCACAGTGCGTCTGTTCCGCCCAAGAAAAGACGAAAACACAGGCGCCGGCGAACAAGCACATGCGGCACCAAAGAGCCAAAACGGAAAGCTGAGACACGGATTGAGTGGCAACCGCAGGGGAAGGTACTCGTGCAGGGTGGACGACGATCACGGTATCGCAATCTCCGTCGTACAAAGCGATCCGTGAGTACACCGCATCACGTTGAAGCCCTAGTGGTGGCAGATTCAACCATGATGACCTTCCATGAGCACGGTGATGTGCAAACTTATCTCCTTACAATCATGAATATGGTGTCATCGCTGTACAAAGATCACACAATTGGGAATCTTGTGCACATTGTTGTGGTGAAGATTCTCCTTTTGGACGAGGAGGAAGCTGAAGAGGAGCTCAATGTCTCACACGCAGCTGAGGCTACTTTGGCAAATTTCTGTCGTTGGCAGAGGAAACTCAATCCAAAAGACGATGATGATCCACATCATCACGATGTGGCTATTTTGGTCACAAGAAAAGATATCTGCTCTCACAGTGGTTGCAT GACATTGGGAGTCGCAAATGTCGGCGGAATGTGCAGAATGGACAAATCATGTAGTGTCAATGAAGACAATGGAATCACATTAGCGCACACAATCACCCATGAATTGGGTCACAA TTTTGGCATGTACCATGATACCGAAAAGACTGGATGTGGCCACCGCATTGGCTCCATTCTACATGTTATGACACCCAGTTTCGAAGCGGACACAACACACGTGTCATGGTCAAATTGTAGTCGTCGCGACATTACACACTTTCTGGA TCAAGGACTTGGAAAGTGTTTGGATGATACACCAACAACGGAAGAATTGGAGGAAAAGTACGAGTATCCTGATCTACCGCCAGGAGCTATGTACAATGCAGACTTGCAGTGTCGTCTGCAGTTCAATACAACCGATGAAACTGTCCGTGTTTGCTCTCAAATGGATGAGATTTGCTCGCAGTTGTGGTGCCAAGTGGATAATTCCTGCATCACACAACTCAGAGCAGCAGCACCAGGGACTACTTGTG GGAAGCACAAGTGGTGTCAAGAGCAAAAATGCGTGTTGATGGAAGATCTACCGCGACCTGTGGATGGGGGTTGGGGCAATTGGAGTGATTGGACGGAATGTTCAACAACATGTGGAGCAGGTGTGTCAATTCAAATGCGAGAATGCAACAATCCACATCCCTCAAATGGCGGAACATTCTGCATTGGCGAAAGGACGCGATACAAGACTTGCAACCTGGATCCTTGTCCCGACAATGAACCCAGCTTTCGTGCTGTTCAATGCTCAAAGTTTAACAATGAAACATTTCGTGGGAAAAACTACACTTGGCTTCCATTCTTCGATACAC AGGAACCCTGTAAGCTCTACTGCACCGATACTGATGATACTGTGATAGTCCCCTGGGGTGCATCAGCTGCAGATGGAACCCCATGCAATTTGGGTACAAATGATATGTGCATATCCGGTATCTGTAGGAAAGTTGGTTGCGACTGGGTGGTTGATTCGGAAACTGTGGAGGATCAGTGTGGAGTGTGTGGTGGGAATGGGGAGACCTGCACCGTGATTAAGGGTGACTTCAACAAGAGACTCAACATATCGGAGGGATACTACCAGATAACGACAATTCCCGCCTGGTCCAGGAATATTCATGTTGAGGAAGTCGGGCCATCTAAGAACTACTTAAGTATCGGAAAAGCAGGAACTGAAGAATTCTACCTCAATGGAGATAg GCTGATTTACTTTTCAGGGGAATACGACATTGCTGGTGCGAAGGGATTGTACGATAGAAATGTTGACAAGGATAAGGAAGTCCTTACAATTCCTGGTCCAATTAAGGAAGACATCATACTTTATGTTCTCATGAAgggaaaacataaaaatgttgGTCTCAAATACGAATACACCCTTCCGTCAAATGCTACAGCTCCACCGATTTTCCGGTGGAAATTGGGTGATTGGACTGCTTGTTCGGCAACATGTGGAGGTGGGGTTCACTTCCGCTTCCCAATTTGTTTTCAAGACAATAAAG GAATTGTGGATGAGGAGCTTTGTTGGTCAAATGCCGACGATCCACGTCCGAATCAAATAAAGGAAGTTTGCAATGAGGACATGTGTCCAGCACATTGGTGGGTGGGTCCTTGGCAACTCTGCCCTGTTACCTGTGTCAAGCGTGGGGATCCCAATCCTGTGAAACGACGATCAATAATGTGTGTGAATGAATACGAAATGGCTCTCCCGGATTCCAGTTGCAATGAAAGTGAACGACCCTCAGACACAATGCCCTGTGGTCAGGTAATTCCCACTTGTAGCGAATCAAATGAGGAGCTAGAAGGTGAGAAGGTACCCAATGAGGAGACGAGCAACAATGTAATTTAA
- the LOC129793904 gene encoding uncharacterized protein LOC129793904, whose protein sequence is MDNFCGVLSKRDEPSSSKAKWVNPTITLSNFLNTFNDLEKITKILSHALEDSFQNFVFLSQRIFQNNLQALSSQEVLRTIREGLKLIKIRQEQVDDLLMSLDMSIKMLEKYVGEVEGKILPNGEITNEEDPRAKMYKILTNISMRFESNKEFLGDFHREVHELNSSNNSNNFPPDLTLCLDRHVQILEKIKTNLDEMTRIGEENHIKLTNIESQMKQ, encoded by the exons atggataatttTTGTGGTGTCTTAAGCAAGAGGGATGAACCTTCAAGTTCCAAAGCAAAGTGGGTTAATCCAACTATAACACTATCAAATTTTCTGAACACTTTCAACGATTTGgagaaaattactaaaattctTAGTCACGCTTTGGAGGATTCCTTCCAGAACTTCGTATTTCTCTCTCAGaggatttttcaaaataatttgcagGCTCTCAGCAGCCAGGAAGtg cTGAGAACGATAAGAGAAggcttaaaattaataaaaattcgtcAAGAACAAGTGGATGACCTTCTAATGAGTTTGGATATGTCAATCAAAATGCTTGAGAAATATGTTGGAGAAGTAGAAGGGAAAATCTTACCAAACGGAGAAATAACCAACGAAGAAGATCCTCGAGCAAAGATGTACAAAATTCTGACCAACATCTCAATGCGCTTTGAGTCAAATAAGGAATTCTTAGGTGATTTTCATCGGGAAGTTCATGAGCTCAACTCCTCCAACAATTCTAATAATTTCCCACCTGATCTAACACTTTGCCTCGATCGACATGTGCAAATTCTGGAGAAGATTAAAACGAATCTCGATGAAATGACAAGAATCggagaagaaaatcacataaaaCTCACAAATATTGAAAGTCAAATGAAGCAATAA